The Miscanthus floridulus cultivar M001 chromosome 7, ASM1932011v1, whole genome shotgun sequence genome includes a region encoding these proteins:
- the LOC136464707 gene encoding pentatricopeptide repeat-containing protein At5g27460-like yields MAAAVPLRLAGLLGLGLASRTRPNPKPHLSCAFFSSTISAPLAADRVREDESGLLSRRLLRLRFRSPRGAAAAAIERWARERVHISQPELRRAIAMLRRARRYEHALEIFSWMESCNSLQLSSWDHAARLDLIAKAYSTSQAEEYYNKLQSPAARQAASFPLLHCYVTERNVQKAEYFMAQLQSHGLPVDPHSFNEIMKLYVATCQYEKVLSVIDLMKRNNIPRNVLSYNLWMNACAEVSGVASVQSVFQEMLNDETVEVGWSTYCTLANIFRKNGLNTKAQACLRKAETKLSPTGRLGYSFVMTCYAAMNDSDGVMRLWEASKSVPGRIPTANYMTAMLCSIKVGDISQAEWIFGSWEGGCRKHDVRVSNVLLGAYVRNRWIEKAERLHLHMLEKGACPNYKTWEILMEGYVQSRQMDKAVGCMKKGLSLLKSCHWRPPLELMEAIGKHFEEQGNFDDAYRYIKVLQRFNLTSLPLYKSLIRAYINADVVPPNILEMIAKDQIDMDEEMDRLIILAGKIDITCNG; encoded by the exons ATGGCCGCTGCCGTGCCCTTGCGCCTCGCCGGCctcctcggcctcggcctcgcctcCCGCACGCGACCAAACCCTAAGCCACACCTCTCCTGCGCCTTCTTCTCCTCGACCATCTCCGCGCCTCTCGCGGCCGACCGGGTCCGCGAGGACGAGAGTGGCCTCCTCTCGCGGCGCCTGCTCCGGCTCCGCTTCCGCTCGCCGCGCGGGGCCGCCGCGGCTGCAATCGAGAGATGGGCCCGGGAGCGCGTCCACATCTCGCAGCCGGAGCTCCGTCGCGCAATCGCGATGCTCCGGCGCGCGCGCCGCTACGAGCACGCCCTCGAG ATTTTCTCTTGGATGGAATCATGCAACTCTCTTCAACTGTCGTCATGGGATCATGCAGCAAGACTGGACTTGATTGCTAAAGCTTACAGCACTTCTCAAGCTGAGGAATACTACAACAAACTACAGAGCCCTGCTGCCAGACAAGCTGCATCGTTCCCTCTCCTCCACTGCTATGTTACAGAAAGAAATGTACAGAAGGCTGAATACTTCATGGCCCAGTTGCAGAGTCACGGGTTGCCTGTAGATCCTCACTCTTTCAATGAAATCATGAAACTCTATGTTGCAACCTGTCAGTATGAGAAGGTCCTTAGTGTTATTGACCTCATGAAACGGAACAACATTCCCAGAAATGTTCTCTCTTACAACCTTTGGATGAATGCTTGTGCTGAAGTCTCTGGTGTTGCCTCAGTACAATCAGTGTTCCAGGAGATGTTGAATGATGAGACGGTCGAGGTTGGTTGGAGCACATACTGCACACTAGCCAACATTTTCAGGAAGAATGGACTGAACACTAAAGCGCAAGCTTGCCTTAGGAAAGCTGAAACAAAACTGTCACCAACAGGGCGCTTAGGATACTCTTTTGTAATGACATGTTATGCGGCAATGAATGACAGCGATGGAGTTATGAGATTGTGGGAGGCTAGCAAAAGTGTGCCAGGTAGAATCCCCACTGCAAACTACATGACTGCTATGTTATGTTCAATAAAAGTTGGCGACATCAGCCAGGCCGAGTGGATCTTTGGAAGCTGGGAAGGAGGGTGCAGGAAGCATGATGTGCGGGTTTCAAATGTTCTTCTTGGTGCTTATGTGAGGAATAGGTGGATTGAAAAGGCTGAGAGGCTCCACCTCCACATGCTAGAGAAAGGAGCATGTCCAAATTACAAGACATGGGAGATATTGATGGAGGGTTATGTTCAGAGTAGGCAGATGGACAAAGCTGTGGGTTGCATGAAGAAAGGTTTGTCTCTGTTGAAGAGTTGCCATTGGAGACCTCCACTTGAACTGATGGAAGCCATTGGCAAACATTTTGAAGAGCAAGGAAATTTTGACGATGCATATCGATACATTAAGGTTCTCCAGAGGTTTAACTTGACAAGCTTGCCCCTGTATAAGTCATTGATTCGAGCATATATCAATGCTGACGTTGTGCCACCAAATATCCTTGAGATGATTGCAAAAGATCAGATTGATATGGACGAAGAAATGGACCGGTTGATCATACTTGCTGGCAAGATAGATATCACATGCAATGGATAG
- the LOC136464706 gene encoding probable CCR4-associated factor 1 homolog 7, with protein MAMSDLTATVIPKPDGADDESVEIREVWADNLEQEFELIRDIVDEFPFVAMDTEFPGIVRRPVGAFRSPADYNYATLKANVDMLHLIQVGLTFSGPGGELPALGAGRRRCVWQFNFCEFDDARDIFASDSIELLRQSGIDFRINAERGVDARRFAELLMSSGVVLNDSVYWVTFHAGYNFGYLLKILTCNSLPDTQAGFFRLMKIYFPTVYDIKHLMKFCNSLHGGLNKLAELLDVERVGESHQAGSDSLVTSCAFWKLKDSFVAGSIEKYAGVLYGLNAENGVSAH; from the coding sequence ATGGCAATGTCAGATCTCACAGCAACCGTGATCCCAAAGCCAGACGGGGCCGACGACGAGTCGGTGGAGATCCGGGAGGTGTGGGCGGACAACCTGGAGCAGGAGTTCGAGCTGATCCGCGACATCGTCGACGAGTTCCCGTTCGTCGCGATGGACACGGAGTTCCCGGGCATCGTCCGCCGGCCCGTCGGCGCCTTCCGCTCCCCCGCCGACTACAACTACGCCACCCTCAAGGCCAACGTTGACATGCTGCACCTCATCCAGGTCGGCCTCACCTTCTCTGGGCCGGGCGGCGAGCTGCCGGCCCTCGGtgctggccgccgccgctgcgtcTGGCAGTTCAACTTCTGCGAGTTCGACGACGCGCGCGACATCTTCGCGTCCGACTCCATCGAACTGCTCCGTCAAAGCGGCATCGACTTCCGCATCAACGCCGAGCGCGGCGTCGATGCCCGACGGTTCGCCGAGCTCCTCATGTCCTCTGGCGTCGTGCTCAACGATTCCGTATACTGGGTCACCTTCCACGCAGGATACAACTTCGGGTACCTACTGAAGATTCTCACCTGCAATAGCCTCCCAGACACACAAGCCGGGTTCTTTAGACTTATGAAGATATATTTCCCGACTGTGTATGACATCAAGCATCTCATGAAGTTCTGCAACAGCCTGCACGGCGGGCTGAACAAGCTCGCTGAGCTACTTGATGTGGAGCGCGTTGGGGAGTCTCATCAGGCTGGGTCCGATAGCCTGGTCACGTCCTGTGCATTCTGGAAGCTCAAGGATTCATTCGTCGCGGGCTCAATAGAGAAATATGCAGGTGTCCTGTACGGGCTCAATGCAGAGAATGGTGTTAGTGCACATTGA